Sequence from the Guyparkeria hydrothermalis genome:
ACCCCGTCTGCGGCGGTGAGCCCCGGCAGGGTGTCGGTCTGCCCGGCTCCCGCCCCGTTGTCGTACCACTCGGCGATTAGGAGCGTACCGTCGTCGAGCTGATAGTCGACACCGGCGACCCAGAACAGGTAGTCGTCTCGATCCTCGCCCGCACCGTGCCGTGTCGCCTCCACACGCCAGCCCATCCCGCCGAGATCGCCCTCCAGACTCGCGCCGATGACGTTCGCCTCCCGGACCCGTCCGGCAAGCGTGGCGAGTGCCATGCCGTTGCCGAGCTGCCGTCGGTAGTGCAGCACGACGCTGTCTTCGGTCGATTCATCCTGCGGCGAGAGCACGTAGGCAAGCGTCAGCGCGGACAAGGGGCCGGGGTACCAGTCGAATACGGCCGCATCGATGCCGGGCTTGAAGTCGGTGTCGAGATCGGTAGGGGTGAAGGCGCCGAAGACGTTCAAGGGTTGCCAGAATCGCCCGGCACCCCAGTCGATCGGCTGGCGGCCGACCGAGAACGCCAGATCATCGTGCCGCCAGCGATAGACGGCGCGGTCGAGTTCGTAGCCGACCCGGGTGCCATCGTTGGGGTGGCCGCGGTCGATCCAGTCCTGCGACAGCGGCCGGTAGCGAAACCGGTCGGCGGTTGCCGTGGCATCGAGGGGCAGACCATTGCTGTGCAGGCGGCGGGTCTTCACGTGCAGCGACCAATCGCCGATCTCGGTGACGTCATCGAGCATCAGCCGCAGGCTCTGCTGGTCGGCATTCGGCCAGTCCTGATCGGCGGCGAGATCACCACTGTTCGGGTGGGCGATCGTGCCGAGCACGGCGGTGCGCGCGGTGAGATCGGCCGCTCCCGCCGGCGACAGGGAAAGCGCGAGAGCAAGTCCCGCGAATGGCCCGTGCAGGCTAAGCCAGGTCGGCCGGGTGCTCGGTTTCGATGCGTTCATCACTGACGATGCGTCCGTCTCGCAGCTTGATGATCCGTTCGGCACGCTCCATCACGCGCACGTCGTGGGTGGAGAACAGGAAGGTGGTGCCCTCCTCGTGGGAGAGGCGATGCATGATGTCGAGCAGGGCGGTGGCGTTCTCCGAGTCGAGGTTGGCGGTGGGTTCGTCGGCGAGTACCAGCCTTGGACCGGCCGCCAGGGCCCGGGCCACCGCCACTCGCTGCTGCTGGCCGCCGCTCAGGGCCGACGGACGGCGGCGCATCATCGTCTTCAGGCCGACCAGCTCGAGGTAGTGTTCGGCCCGCTCGCGCCGCTCGCCAGCCGGACGCCCCTGCAGCACCATCACCAGCTCGACGTTCTCTAGCGCGCTCAGGACCGGAACCAGGTTGTAGGCCTGGAAGACGAAGCCGAGCTCGAACAGGCGGAAGCCGGACAGCCGTGCCTCGGGCAGGGCGGTCATCTCGGTGTCGTGCAGCCACACCCGTCCCTCGCTGGGCGCATCCAGTCCGCCGATCACGTTGAGCAGGGTGGTCTTGCCCGACCCCGACGGTCCCACCAGTGCGGCGAATTCGCCCGCTTCGACGTCAAGGTCGATGTCGGCCAGCGCGTGGACCGTGGTCTCGCCCTGCCGGTAGCGCTTGGCGATGCCTTCGAGTTTCAGCAATGACATGAATCGATACTCCATTTGCTAACGGGTGCCTCGAAGAACCGTAGCGAGCGCAGTAGGTTTTTCGAGGTACCCATCATGTGCGCAGCGCCTCGACCGGCGTGACCCGCGATGCCTTGATCGCCGGGTAGATCCCGCTGATCAGCGTGGCGCCGAAGACGATGCCCGTCAGCTGGGCGACCCGCGCGAGCGACAGCTCGGTATGGATCACCGGGTCGATGAAGGTGCCCATCAGGGACGTGCCCTCGTCCATCAGGCCGGAGAGATCAAGGCCATAGTGCGAGAACCACAGGTGGACTCCGCCGCCGACCACCCAGCCGGCCGCCACCGCGAGCAGCGCCAGCAGTAGCGATTCGCAGCAGACCAGCAGCAACAACTGGGTCCGTCCGATGCCCAAGGCTCGCAGCAGGCCGAACTCGCGGCTGCGTTCGAGCACGCTCATCAGCACGGTGTTCAGGATGCCGAACACGACCATGATCAGGATCAGCGTCAGGAAGATGTAGTTGCCGGCATCGTCTATCAGGATGAATTGCACTAGCTGCGGCATCATTTCGCGCCAGTCGAGCACCGCGATCGAGGCGGTGCCTACCGCCTGGTCGAGCCGGTGCTTCCACTCCGCCATCGTGGCGTCGTCGTCGAGGAAGATCGCAAAGCGCGTGACGGGAAGCGCATCGGCATCTGCCCCCTCACCGATCAGGAACTGGCGTGCCAGCGAGATATCGCCGAGCACGAGATAGTCGTCGAGTTCGTCGACGCCCGAATCGAAGACGCCGCGTACCCGGGCGAGCTGTGCCTGGGTGTCGCCCTGACGGTCGCCGGCCATCAGGACCACCTTGCCGCCGAGGTCGACCTTGAGTCGGTCGGCCATGCCGTCGCCGATCACGATGCCGCGGCCATCCCCGGTCGCGAGCCACTCGCCCTCGACCAGCCGTGGCGCGAGGATGTCGCGGCGCCGGTCGTGGGTGGGGTCGATACCTTCGAAGGCCGCACCCAGCGAGTTGCGCGCGCTGCTGGCCAGTACCTGCAGCGAGATGCGCGGGTCGATCTCGCCGGGGACGGCCTGTCGATCGAGGGTGCTGGCG
This genomic interval carries:
- a CDS encoding ABC transporter ATP-binding protein; amino-acid sequence: MSLLKLEGIAKRYRQGETTVHALADIDLDVEAGEFAALVGPSGSGKTTLLNVIGGLDAPSEGRVWLHDTEMTALPEARLSGFRLFELGFVFQAYNLVPVLSALENVELVMVLQGRPAGERRERAEHYLELVGLKTMMRRRPSALSGGQQQRVAVARALAAGPRLVLADEPTANLDSENATALLDIMHRLSHEEGTTFLFSTHDVRVMERAERIIKLRDGRIVSDERIETEHPADLA
- a CDS encoding ABC transporter permease → MEESVPTLHHGRLPARMLLRLAWRNIWRHRRRTLITLASIAVGFGLAVLLIGLEDGSHNSMVRNAIKLGEGHLTVQPAGYLAAPANHKYLADGRAIASTLDRQAVPGEIDPRISLQVLASSARNSLGAAFEGIDPTHDRRRDILAPRLVEGEWLATGDGRGIVIGDGMADRLKVDLGGKVVLMAGDRQGDTQAQLARVRGVFDSGVDELDDYLVLGDISLARQFLIGEGADADALPVTRFAIFLDDDATMAEWKHRLDQAVGTASIAVLDWREMMPQLVQFILIDDAGNYIFLTLILIMVVFGILNTVLMSVLERSREFGLLRALGIGRTQLLLLVCCESLLLALLAVAAGWVVGGGVHLWFSHYGLDLSGLMDEGTSLMGTFIDPVIHTELSLARVAQLTGIVFGATLISGIYPAIKASRVTPVEALRT